The following are encoded in a window of Scophthalmus maximus strain ysfricsl-2021 chromosome 2, ASM2237912v1, whole genome shotgun sequence genomic DNA:
- the orai2 gene encoding protein orai-2 isoform X1, protein MILSDLRFELHSSDVTSRRRHLTLALLPPPGAMSSELNVPMGSPAPGASEQDGGGGGGGGGGGMDYRDWVRRSYLELVSSNHHSVQALSWRKLYLSRAKLKASSRTSALLSGFAMVAMVEVELEMQYSYPRVLLIAFSVCTTVLVAVHLFALLISTCILPNVEAVSNIHNLNSVSESPHERMHLYIELAWGFSTALGILLFLTEVVLLCWIKFLPVDAGGAAKAPPVAGGNATDAAATNPSPVVQNSGWQAALASTIIMVPVGVIFLVFTIHFYRSLVRHKTERHHQEIEELHKIKIQLDGHERGLLTV, encoded by the exons ATGATTCTCTCTGATTTACGGTTTGAGTTGCACAGCTCTGACGTGACATCCCGACGACGACACTTGACTCTCGCCCTGCTCCCCCCGCCAGGTGCCATGAGCAGCGAGCTGAACGTGCCCATGGGCTCTCCGGCCCCGGGCGCCTCGGAGcaggacggcggcggcggcggcggcggcggcggcggcgggatgGACTACCGGGACTGGGTGCGGCGCAGCTACCTGGAGCTGGTCAGCTCCAACCACCACTCGGTGCAGGCCCTGTCCTGGAGGAAGCTCTACCTCAGCCGGGCCAAGCTGAAGGCCTCCAGCAGGACCTCGGCGCTGCTCTCCGGCTTCGCCATG GTGGCcatggtggaggtggagctggagatgCAGTACAGTTACCCGCGCGTGCTGCTCATCGCCTTCAGCGTGTGCACCACCGTGCTGGTGGCGGTGCACCTGTTCGCGCTGCTCATCAGCACCTGCATCCTGCCCAACGTGGAGGCCGTCAGCAACATCCACAACCTCAACTCGGTCAGCGAATCGCCGCACGAGCGCATGCACCTCTACATCGAGCTGGCCTGGGGCTTCTCCACGGCGCTGGGCATCCTGCTGTTCCTCACCGAGGTGGTGCTCCTCTGCTGGATCAAGTTCCTGCCCGTCGACGCCGGCGGGGCGGCGAAGGCGCCGCCGGTGGCCGGCGGCAACGCGACGGACGCCGCGGCGACGAATCCCTCGCCCGTGGTGCAGAACAGCGGCTGGCAGGCGGCGCTGGCCTCCACCATCATCATGGTGCCGGTGGGCGTGATTTTCCTGGTGTTCACCATTCACTTCTACCGCTCGCTGGTGCGCCACAAGACGGAGCGCCACCACCAGGAGATCGAGGAACTGCACAAGATTAAGATCCAGCTGGACGGCCACGAGAGAGGCCTCCTGACTGTGTGA
- the orai2 gene encoding protein orai-2 isoform X2 — protein MSSELNVPMGSPAPGASEQDGGGGGGGGGGGMDYRDWVRRSYLELVSSNHHSVQALSWRKLYLSRAKLKASSRTSALLSGFAMVAMVEVELEMQYSYPRVLLIAFSVCTTVLVAVHLFALLISTCILPNVEAVSNIHNLNSVSESPHERMHLYIELAWGFSTALGILLFLTEVVLLCWIKFLPVDAGGAAKAPPVAGGNATDAAATNPSPVVQNSGWQAALASTIIMVPVGVIFLVFTIHFYRSLVRHKTERHHQEIEELHKIKIQLDGHERGLLTV, from the exons ATGAGCAGCGAGCTGAACGTGCCCATGGGCTCTCCGGCCCCGGGCGCCTCGGAGcaggacggcggcggcggcggcggcggcggcggcggcgggatgGACTACCGGGACTGGGTGCGGCGCAGCTACCTGGAGCTGGTCAGCTCCAACCACCACTCGGTGCAGGCCCTGTCCTGGAGGAAGCTCTACCTCAGCCGGGCCAAGCTGAAGGCCTCCAGCAGGACCTCGGCGCTGCTCTCCGGCTTCGCCATG GTGGCcatggtggaggtggagctggagatgCAGTACAGTTACCCGCGCGTGCTGCTCATCGCCTTCAGCGTGTGCACCACCGTGCTGGTGGCGGTGCACCTGTTCGCGCTGCTCATCAGCACCTGCATCCTGCCCAACGTGGAGGCCGTCAGCAACATCCACAACCTCAACTCGGTCAGCGAATCGCCGCACGAGCGCATGCACCTCTACATCGAGCTGGCCTGGGGCTTCTCCACGGCGCTGGGCATCCTGCTGTTCCTCACCGAGGTGGTGCTCCTCTGCTGGATCAAGTTCCTGCCCGTCGACGCCGGCGGGGCGGCGAAGGCGCCGCCGGTGGCCGGCGGCAACGCGACGGACGCCGCGGCGACGAATCCCTCGCCCGTGGTGCAGAACAGCGGCTGGCAGGCGGCGCTGGCCTCCACCATCATCATGGTGCCGGTGGGCGTGATTTTCCTGGTGTTCACCATTCACTTCTACCGCTCGCTGGTGCGCCACAAGACGGAGCGCCACCACCAGGAGATCGAGGAACTGCACAAGATTAAGATCCAGCTGGACGGCCACGAGAGAGGCCTCCTGACTGTGTGA